Proteins co-encoded in one Nicotiana sylvestris chromosome 7, ASM39365v2, whole genome shotgun sequence genomic window:
- the LOC138874128 gene encoding uncharacterized protein: MEKKPEESYREFGLRWRDQAARVSTPIGEEEMVELFLQAQGSTYFCHLIPALGKPFNDVVKIGEMVEKGIKPGKIMRYSALKDTTEDIQNISVSLDSMFESQAVYSDSNNESDYREFEDSDYEDDILFDRNVDPSVETFSVNANENTRTNDDSREFISQELQKHMQNEDGDSDCVVSSDTKSLNSDSDASNEDFNFPKHNPKTDGSNSKLALGQVFQNKKEFKEAVNTHEVKRGRTVEWIKDDSERARGRCKHRPSCEWVILASKMHRDTNFQIKTYNSEHTCFCWNVKNKNVTSSWIAKKYMDKIKSNRDWKTSKFRDEVSRALGVDVSLCQAKKAKKKAISLIDGNLNDQFNMLWNYINEIVRSNPGTSVYMELKPNETPNNPSRFQRLYICFAACKEGFKAGCRKIVGVDGCWLKDSMYGAQLLAIVGLDGNNNIFPIAYAIVEKECNDTWQWFLNYLMIDIEIEEQYLWTFMSDKQKGLLEAFEEVLPNVSHRFCARHLHNNFKKAGFSGHTLKDAFWEAARATTVEAFNVCMLKILELDKEAHEWLSTKLPSEWSRSHFSPLSKCDMLLNNMCEVFNSLILDARDKPIIKLLDHKTHTNG, from the exons atggaaaagaagccggaggaaagctatagggagtttgggctcagatggagggatcAAGCTGCTCGAGTTAGCACCCcaattggtgaagaagaaatggttgagcttttcctacaagcccaggggtcCACCTACTTctgtcatttgatcccggccttgggcaaacctttcaatgatgtggtaaaaatagGTGAGATGGTAGAGAAAGGAATCAAGCCAGGCAAAATCATGAGGTATTCTGCATTGAAAGATACTAcagaagacattcagaacatctcaGTAAGTCTgg ATTCAATGTTCGAAAGTCAAGCAGTATATAGTGATTCTAATAATGAGTCCGATTATAGAGAGTTTGAAGATTCAGATTATGAAGATGACATTTTATTTGATAGAAATGTTGATCCGTCGGTTGAAACATTTTCTGTCAATGCCAATGAAAATACGAGAACAAATGATGATAGTAGAGAGTTTATTAGCCAAGAGTTGCAAAAGCATATGCAAAATGAAGATGGTGACTCAGATTGTGTTGTTTCCAGTGACACAAAAAGCTTGAATAGTGATAGTGATGCATCTAATGAAGATTTTAACTTTCCAAAGCACAATCCGAAAACTGATGGCTCTAATTCTAAGCTAGCATTAGGACAagtatttcaaaacaaaaaagagtttaaggAAGCTGTAAATACTCATGAGGTTAAAAGAGGAAGGACAGTCGAGTGGATTAAGGATGATTCAGAAAGAGCAAGGGGAAGATGTAAGCATCGTCCTTCTTGTGAGTGGGTTATTCTAGCTTCAAAAATGCACAGAGATACAAATTTTCAAATAAAGACTTATAACTCCGAGCATACATGTTTTTGTTGGAATGTCAAGAATAAGAATGTTACTTCCAGTTGGATTGCAAAGAAATATATGGACAAAATCAAATCAAACAGAGATTGGAAGACATCAAAATTCAGAGATGAAGTCAGTAGAGCGCTGGGAGTAGACGTATCTTTATGTCAAGCAAAAAAAGCTAAAAAGAAGGCTATTTCTCTTATTGATGGTAACTTAAATGACCAGTTTAACATGTTGTGGAATTATATTAATGAGATCGTGCGATCTAATCCAGGAACATCAGTTTACATGGAGTTAAAACCAAATGAGACCCCTAACAATCCTTCTAGATTCCAAAGATTATACATTTGCTTTGCAGCATGTAAAGAGGGCTTTAAGGCAGGTTGTAGGAAGATTGTTGGTGTTGATGGTTGTTGGTTGAAAGATTCTATGTATGGAGCACAGTTGCTTGCTATTGTTGGTTTGGATGGCAATAACAATATCTTTCCTATAGCCTATGCCATCGTGGAAAAGGAGTGCAATGATACATGGCAATGGTTTTTGAACTATTTGATGATTGATATTGAAATAGAAGAGCAATATCTCTGGACATTCATGTCAGATAAGCAAAAAGGCCTTCTTGAAGCTTTTGAGGAAGTGTTACCAAATGTTTCTCACAGGTTTTGTGCACGACACTTGCACAATAATTTCAAAAAGGCTGGGTTCTCTGGTCATACGTTAAAAGATGCTTTTTGGGAAGCTGCTAGAGCAACAACGGTTGAAGCGTTTAATGTATGTATGTTGAAGATACTTGAATTGGATAAAGAAGCGCATGAATGGCTTTCTACTAAGTTACCTAGTGAATGGTCCAGATCTCACTTCTCACCACTTTCTAAGTGTGATATGTTGTTAAACAATATGTGTGAGGTCTTCAATAGTTTGATTCTTGATGCTAGAGATAAACCCATTATTAAACTTTTGGACCATAAGACACATACTAATGGCTAG